The following proteins are encoded in a genomic region of Alistipes shahii WAL 8301:
- a CDS encoding PAS domain-containing sensor histidine kinase, producing MHSEQAAPDLLQKSLDASGVGWWQLDFGQREMTCSRLAADLFGADRTRISFEEVYLLPGEEHRARIYTRCAALKVSDSLDETFVTANGDRCLQVRAVAAANDPLTGVRSVFGTVRRVTEGTPENAELASINQSYKATQRNYSHLAQLIEHLPIGYLRVNILRDKSGEAVDYLLSYINQQAGRILGIHTQGHAGKTAREVGIDPLKHIPTFEHIPSCSFWEQTGKSPDGKRTCRFLIYNTPGDDELVILLEDITDATRSREQLDDFEHLFNLVSDFAHVGCVSYNPLTGEGYTKGPWAKNYGEAENTPASQILGHWRQVHPDDRQHLEEEFERLKTGEIRTFVNEVRIVSDQEPMRWIKIHLLCRDYRPEEGVIDLACVNYDISELKRTEEEELREAKKRAEESNKLKSAFLANMSHEIRTPLNAIVGFSELLADESRHETRREYTDIILRNNTLLLQIISDVLDLARIESGRTDIERTQFDARDLCREVADSLRLQRRPGVELRVEEGLPEFPVTEYRKGLAQVLNNFTRNALKFTEKGSVTIGFRRIPGHIRFYVRDTGIGIAPEDRERIFERFVKLDTFTQGTGLGLSICKSIAEQLGGSVGVDSVAGEGSCFRIDIPAGE from the coding sequence ATGCACTCCGAACAAGCCGCCCCCGACCTGCTGCAAAAATCACTCGACGCCTCCGGCGTCGGATGGTGGCAGCTCGACTTCGGACAGCGCGAAATGACCTGTTCGCGGCTGGCGGCGGACCTTTTCGGCGCAGATCGCACCCGCATTTCGTTCGAGGAGGTCTACCTGCTGCCCGGCGAGGAGCACCGGGCGCGCATTTACACCCGCTGCGCCGCCCTCAAGGTCTCCGACTCGCTCGACGAAACGTTCGTCACGGCCAACGGCGACAGATGCCTGCAAGTCAGAGCCGTGGCTGCCGCCAACGATCCGCTGACGGGCGTCCGCTCGGTTTTCGGAACCGTCCGCCGCGTTACGGAAGGCACTCCCGAAAATGCCGAACTGGCCTCCATCAATCAGAGTTACAAGGCGACGCAACGCAATTACAGCCACCTCGCACAACTGATCGAACACCTGCCGATCGGCTACCTGCGCGTCAACATCCTGCGCGACAAATCGGGCGAAGCGGTCGACTACCTGCTTTCGTACATCAACCAGCAGGCCGGCAGGATACTGGGCATCCACACGCAGGGCCATGCCGGAAAGACGGCCCGCGAGGTGGGAATAGATCCCCTGAAACACATTCCCACATTCGAGCACATCCCCTCCTGCTCCTTCTGGGAGCAGACCGGGAAAAGCCCGGACGGCAAACGCACCTGCCGCTTCCTGATCTACAACACGCCGGGCGACGACGAACTGGTCATCCTGCTCGAAGACATCACCGACGCCACGCGCAGCCGCGAACAGCTGGACGATTTCGAGCATCTCTTCAACCTGGTTTCGGACTTCGCGCACGTGGGCTGCGTCAGCTACAACCCCCTTACGGGAGAGGGTTACACCAAGGGTCCCTGGGCCAAAAATTACGGCGAAGCGGAAAACACGCCCGCCTCACAGATTCTCGGCCACTGGCGGCAGGTCCATCCCGACGACCGGCAACACCTTGAGGAGGAGTTCGAACGCCTCAAAACCGGAGAAATCCGGACTTTCGTCAACGAAGTGCGCATCGTGAGCGATCAGGAGCCGATGCGCTGGATCAAAATCCACCTGCTCTGCCGCGACTACCGTCCGGAGGAGGGCGTGATCGACCTGGCGTGCGTCAACTACGACATCAGCGAACTCAAACGCACCGAGGAGGAGGAGCTGCGCGAAGCGAAGAAGCGCGCCGAGGAGTCCAACAAACTCAAGTCGGCGTTCCTGGCCAACATGAGCCACGAAATCCGCACCCCGCTGAACGCCATCGTCGGATTCTCGGAGCTGCTGGCAGACGAAAGCAGGCACGAAACCCGCCGGGAGTACACCGACATCATCCTGCGCAACAACACCCTGCTGCTGCAAATCATCTCCGACGTGCTGGATCTGGCGCGCATCGAGTCGGGACGCACGGACATCGAGCGCACGCAGTTCGACGCCCGGGACTTATGCCGGGAGGTCGCCGACTCGCTCCGCCTCCAGCGCCGGCCGGGCGTGGAACTGCGCGTCGAGGAAGGGCTGCCGGAATTCCCCGTCACGGAGTACAGGAAGGGGCTTGCCCAGGTGCTGAACAACTTTACGCGCAATGCACTGAAATTTACCGAAAAAGGATCGGTAACGATCGGATTCCGCCGGATTCCCGGCCACATCCGTTTCTACGTCCGCGACACGGGCATCGGCATCGCGCCCGAAGACCGGGAACGCATCTTCGAACGTTTCGTCAAACTCGACACCTTCACCCAGGGGACCGGGCTCGGGCTGTCGATCTGCAAGTCGATCGCTGAACAGCTGGGCGGCTCGGTCGGCGTCGACTCCGTGGCGGGCGAAGGCTCCTGTTTCCGGATCGACATTCCCGCGGGGGAGTAA
- the ileS gene encoding isoleucine--tRNA ligase, whose translation MKFKEYKGLDLAGIAADVLGEWDARDTFHKSITTREGHPTFVFYEGPPSANGMPGIHHVMARTIKDVFCRYKTQQGYLVHRKAGWDTHGLPVELGVEKKLGITKEDIGKKISIEEYNRTCREAVMEFTGKWEDLTRKMGYWVNMDDPYITYDNKYIETLWWLLKQLFDKGLLYKGYTIQPYSPAAGTGLSTHELNQPGCYRDVKDTTCTSQFRVIRDAKSEKLFEGVEGELYFLAWTTTPWTLPSNTALAVGPAIEYVKVKCRNPYTDRPQTVILAKELLGSYFTKKMEGTYEIMEGSWKGPELEGIRYEQLIPWVKPEGDAFRVIVGDYVTTSDGTGIVHIAPTFGADDDRVAKAAGIPPLFMVDRAGKNQPMVDRQGKFFLIEELDPEFVKTHVDAAKYGEYAGRYVKNAYDERLSETDPTLDIDIAVMLKAENKAFKIEKHTHSYPHCWRTDKPVLYYPLDSWFIRTTALRERMIELNKTIRWKPESTGTGRFGKWLEGLVDWNLSRSRFWGTPLPVWATEDYSEVKCIGSVEELMAEIERSIAAGVMQENPYRNFRVGDMSKENYSTENIDLHRPYVDSIVLVSSKGEPMRRESDLIDVWFDSGAMPYAQVHYPFENKEGFGQVYPADFIAEGVDQTRGWFFTLHAIASMLFDSMAFKNIISNGLVLDKNGNKMSKRLGNAVDPFEVLDTYGADATRWYMISNSQPWDNLKFDRDGVDEVRRKFFGTLYNTYSFFALYANVDGFTGREEEVPMEKRPEIDRWIISLLNTLVKNVTESLEDYDPTPAARAIQEFVGENLSNWYVRLNRKRFWGGGMSEDKLAAYQTLYTCLETVTMLAAPFAPFISDRIFTDLNAVSGRHKDESVHLAAFPTADERLIDARLEEMMSLAQKVSSMVLALRRKVSIKVRQPLTKILIPVLDPATAEHISAVKNLIMNEVNVKEIELIEKTTGLITKRIKPNFKTLGPRYGKWMKQIAALVAEFSQERIAEVEAAPETVLDLGAERITVTPADFEITSEDMPGWLVASEGKLTVALDITVTEELKAEGVARELINRIQNIRKDSGFEVTDKIRAEIEQKPLVADAIARFAGYIASQTLAVEVRPAAEPAGETVVETDVDDEPLRIAVTRI comes from the coding sequence ATGAAGTTCAAGGAGTATAAAGGCCTCGACCTGGCAGGCATAGCCGCCGACGTGCTCGGCGAATGGGACGCACGCGACACGTTCCACAAAAGCATCACGACCCGCGAGGGCCATCCCACGTTCGTATTCTACGAAGGTCCCCCCTCGGCAAACGGCATGCCCGGCATCCACCACGTCATGGCCCGCACGATCAAGGACGTATTCTGCCGCTACAAGACGCAGCAGGGCTACCTCGTGCACCGCAAGGCCGGATGGGACACTCACGGACTGCCCGTGGAACTGGGCGTCGAGAAGAAGCTCGGCATCACCAAGGAAGACATCGGCAAGAAGATCTCCATCGAGGAGTACAACCGCACGTGCCGCGAGGCGGTGATGGAGTTCACGGGCAAGTGGGAGGACCTCACGCGCAAGATGGGCTACTGGGTCAACATGGACGACCCGTACATCACCTACGACAACAAATACATCGAGACGCTGTGGTGGCTCCTGAAGCAGCTCTTCGACAAGGGGCTGCTCTACAAGGGCTACACCATCCAGCCCTACTCGCCCGCCGCCGGAACGGGTCTCTCGACCCACGAACTGAACCAGCCCGGCTGCTACCGCGACGTGAAGGACACGACCTGCACGTCGCAGTTCCGCGTGATCCGCGACGCGAAGAGCGAGAAACTCTTCGAAGGGGTCGAAGGTGAACTCTATTTCCTGGCCTGGACCACCACGCCGTGGACGCTGCCTTCGAACACGGCGCTGGCCGTAGGCCCTGCGATCGAATACGTGAAGGTCAAGTGCCGCAACCCCTACACCGACCGGCCGCAGACGGTCATCCTGGCCAAAGAGCTACTGGGTTCCTACTTCACCAAGAAGATGGAAGGCACATACGAGATCATGGAGGGGAGCTGGAAAGGTCCCGAGCTGGAAGGCATCCGCTACGAGCAGCTGATCCCGTGGGTGAAGCCGGAAGGCGACGCCTTCCGCGTGATCGTCGGCGACTACGTGACCACCTCGGACGGTACGGGCATCGTGCACATCGCCCCGACGTTCGGCGCCGACGACGACCGCGTGGCCAAGGCCGCCGGCATCCCGCCGCTCTTCATGGTCGACCGCGCGGGCAAGAACCAGCCGATGGTCGACAGGCAGGGCAAATTCTTTTTGATCGAAGAGCTCGACCCGGAGTTCGTGAAGACGCACGTCGACGCCGCGAAATACGGGGAGTATGCGGGCCGCTACGTGAAGAACGCCTACGACGAGCGGCTGAGCGAGACCGACCCGACGCTGGACATCGACATCGCGGTGATGCTGAAAGCCGAAAACAAGGCCTTCAAGATCGAGAAGCACACCCACTCCTACCCCCACTGCTGGCGCACGGACAAACCCGTGCTCTACTACCCGCTCGACTCGTGGTTCATCCGCACCACGGCGCTGCGCGAGCGGATGATCGAACTGAACAAAACGATCCGCTGGAAACCCGAATCGACCGGAACGGGCCGCTTCGGCAAGTGGCTCGAAGGACTGGTGGACTGGAACCTCTCGCGTTCGCGCTTCTGGGGAACCCCGCTGCCCGTATGGGCCACGGAGGACTACTCCGAGGTGAAGTGCATCGGTTCGGTCGAAGAACTGATGGCCGAAATAGAGCGTTCGATAGCGGCGGGCGTCATGCAGGAAAACCCGTACAGGAATTTCAGGGTCGGCGACATGTCGAAGGAGAACTACTCGACCGAGAACATCGACCTGCACCGCCCCTATGTCGATTCGATCGTGCTGGTCTCGTCGAAGGGCGAGCCGATGAGGCGCGAATCGGACCTGATCGACGTGTGGTTCGACTCGGGCGCCATGCCCTATGCGCAGGTGCACTACCCGTTCGAGAACAAGGAGGGCTTCGGCCAGGTCTACCCCGCCGACTTCATCGCCGAGGGCGTCGACCAGACGCGCGGCTGGTTCTTCACGCTGCACGCCATCGCCTCGATGCTTTTCGACTCGATGGCTTTCAAGAATATCATTTCGAACGGTCTGGTGCTGGACAAGAACGGCAACAAGATGTCGAAACGCCTGGGCAACGCCGTCGATCCGTTCGAGGTGCTCGACACCTACGGAGCCGACGCGACGCGCTGGTACATGATCTCCAACTCGCAGCCGTGGGACAACCTCAAGTTCGACAGGGACGGCGTCGACGAAGTGCGCCGCAAATTCTTCGGAACGCTCTACAACACCTACTCGTTCTTCGCCCTCTACGCCAACGTGGACGGCTTCACGGGCCGTGAAGAGGAGGTTCCGATGGAGAAGCGTCCCGAAATCGACCGCTGGATCATCTCGCTCCTGAATACGCTGGTGAAGAACGTTACCGAATCACTCGAAGACTACGACCCGACTCCGGCGGCCCGCGCCATTCAGGAGTTCGTGGGCGAGAACCTCTCGAACTGGTACGTGCGCCTCAACCGCAAGCGGTTCTGGGGAGGCGGCATGTCGGAAGACAAACTGGCGGCCTATCAGACGCTGTACACCTGTCTTGAGACCGTCACGATGCTCGCAGCGCCGTTCGCACCGTTCATCTCCGACCGCATCTTCACGGACCTCAACGCCGTGAGCGGCCGCCACAAGGACGAATCGGTGCATCTCGCGGCGTTCCCGACGGCCGACGAACGGCTGATCGACGCCCGCCTCGAAGAGATGATGTCGCTGGCGCAGAAGGTCTCGTCGATGGTGCTGGCCCTGCGCCGCAAAGTGTCGATCAAGGTGCGCCAGCCGCTGACCAAAATCCTGATCCCGGTGCTCGACCCCGCGACGGCGGAGCATATTTCGGCCGTGAAGAACCTCATTATGAACGAGGTCAACGTGAAGGAGATCGAGCTGATCGAAAAGACCACGGGGCTGATTACCAAACGCATCAAGCCCAACTTCAAGACCCTCGGGCCGCGTTACGGCAAGTGGATGAAGCAGATCGCCGCCCTCGTCGCGGAGTTCTCGCAGGAACGTATCGCCGAGGTGGAGGCCGCGCCGGAAACGGTGCTCGACCTCGGAGCGGAGCGGATCACCGTGACGCCCGCCGACTTCGAGATCACCTCGGAAGACATGCCCGGATGGCTCGTCGCCTCGGAGGGAAAACTCACCGTGGCGCTCGACATTACCGTCACCGAGGAGCTGAAAGCCGAAGGTGTGGCACGCGAGTTGATAAACCGCATCCAGAATATCCGCAAGGACTCCGGATTCGAGGTCACGGACAAGATCCGCGCAGAGATCGAACAGAAGCCCCTGGTGGCCGACGCAATCGCCCGATTCGCCGGTTACATCGCTTCGCAGACCCTCGCCGTGGAGGTCCGTCCGGCAGCGGAACCGGCAGGCGAAACAGTCGTCGAAACCGACGTGGACGACGAACCGCTGCGCATCGCCGTGACGCGGATATAG
- a CDS encoding BlaI/MecI/CopY family transcriptional regulator: protein MKENPEKLTRREEELMRCFWEHGPLFVRELVALSPDPKPHFNTLSTMVRALEAKGYVAHNSFGSTYQYYPVVSEEEFSRSTLGSVISRYFENSYLGAVSALVEEEKISLGELRSLIDRIENQNR, encoded by the coding sequence ATGAAAGAGAATCCTGAAAAACTGACACGCAGGGAAGAGGAGCTGATGCGCTGCTTCTGGGAGCACGGTCCGCTGTTCGTACGCGAACTGGTGGCCCTTTCGCCCGATCCCAAACCCCATTTCAACACCCTTTCGACGATGGTCCGCGCGCTCGAAGCCAAAGGCTATGTCGCCCACAACTCCTTCGGCAGCACCTACCAATACTATCCGGTGGTGAGCGAGGAGGAGTTTTCGCGCTCGACGCTCGGCAGCGTGATCAGCCGCTATTTCGAGAATTCCTACCTCGGGGCGGTCTCGGCGCTGGTCGAGGAGGAGAAGATCTCGCTCGGCGAACTGCGCAGCCTGATCGACCGCATCGAAAATCAAAACCGGTAG
- a CDS encoding ABC transporter ATP-binding protein: MFKTYMRLLGFARPIKKYAIPYFFYSLFYALFNSLTFMLIIPILNTMFDANYSFEYVEKLPPLELNQDYLATLFNFAYSHIFEQYDRQNVLMLLAVVAICISLMSNLFRYLGAWTMENMRTRTLQRMRNEMFSRVMDMNVGYFSDQRKGDIISKITSDVGVVQFCITNTLQVSFREPFLIIGYIVMMVAISWELAIFSVLFLPVVALLIGSIVKKLRHPARTNQQRMGEMVSTLDESLSGIKVIKSYNATEYIKQKYYAISADLARLTLSMARRQQLASPMSEFLGITAVGVILVFGGSLVAKGVLDPGGFIAFIAIFSQITRPVRTFIDQFANINQGIAAGERIFSIIDTKPEIQDKPGARELTGLKEKIEFRDVHFTYDGEREVIDGISFEIRRGQTVALVGPSGGGKSTLSELLPRFYDPSAGEILIDGISLRDYTQESVRAHMSVVAQDTVLFNDTIENNISMGKRGATHEEVVEAAKVANADCFIRECTDGYGTNIGDRGVKLSGGQRQRLSIARAVLKNPDILILDEATSALDTESEKLVQDALNNLLKGRTSVVIAHRLSTIHNADLIVVVDHGRIAEQGTHNELMERNGIYAKLIEMQSFD; encoded by the coding sequence ATGTTCAAAACATACATGCGGCTGTTGGGTTTTGCCCGGCCGATCAAGAAATACGCGATCCCCTACTTCTTCTACTCGCTTTTCTACGCGTTGTTCAACTCGCTGACGTTCATGCTGATCATCCCGATCCTGAACACCATGTTCGACGCGAACTACTCCTTCGAATACGTCGAAAAGCTGCCTCCCCTGGAACTCAATCAGGACTACCTCGCAACACTTTTCAACTTCGCCTATTCGCACATCTTCGAACAATACGACCGCCAGAACGTACTGATGCTGCTGGCCGTGGTGGCCATCTGCATCAGCCTGATGAGCAACCTGTTCCGCTACCTCGGCGCATGGACCATGGAGAACATGCGCACACGGACCCTGCAACGCATGCGCAACGAAATGTTCTCGCGCGTGATGGACATGAACGTGGGCTATTTCTCGGACCAGCGCAAGGGCGACATCATTTCGAAAATCACCTCCGACGTGGGCGTGGTGCAGTTCTGCATCACCAACACCCTCCAGGTGTCGTTCCGCGAACCGTTTCTGATCATCGGCTACATCGTAATGATGGTGGCCATTTCGTGGGAGCTGGCCATCTTCTCGGTGCTGTTCCTCCCGGTGGTGGCCCTGCTGATCGGCAGCATCGTGAAGAAACTCCGCCACCCGGCCCGCACCAACCAGCAGCGCATGGGCGAGATGGTCTCGACGCTCGACGAGTCGCTCTCGGGCATCAAGGTCATCAAGAGCTATAACGCCACGGAATACATCAAGCAGAAATACTACGCCATCAGCGCCGACCTGGCGCGCCTGACCCTCTCGATGGCCCGCCGGCAGCAGCTGGCCTCGCCGATGAGCGAGTTCCTCGGCATCACGGCCGTGGGCGTGATCCTCGTCTTCGGCGGTTCGCTCGTGGCCAAAGGCGTGCTCGACCCCGGCGGATTCATCGCCTTCATCGCCATCTTCTCGCAGATCACGCGCCCCGTGCGCACCTTCATCGACCAGTTCGCCAACATCAACCAGGGAATCGCCGCCGGAGAGCGCATCTTCTCGATCATCGACACGAAACCCGAAATACAGGACAAACCCGGCGCCCGGGAACTCACGGGGCTGAAAGAGAAAATCGAATTCCGCGACGTGCACTTCACCTACGACGGGGAGCGCGAAGTGATCGACGGCATTTCGTTCGAGATACGCCGCGGGCAGACCGTGGCTCTGGTCGGTCCCTCGGGAGGCGGCAAGTCGACATTGAGCGAGCTGCTGCCCCGCTTCTACGACCCCTCGGCGGGCGAAATACTCATCGACGGCATTTCGCTGCGCGACTACACGCAGGAGAGCGTGCGCGCCCATATGAGCGTCGTGGCGCAGGACACCGTGCTTTTCAACGACACCATCGAAAACAACATCAGCATGGGCAAGCGCGGCGCCACGCACGAAGAGGTGGTCGAGGCGGCGAAGGTCGCCAACGCCGACTGCTTCATCCGCGAATGCACCGACGGTTACGGGACCAACATCGGCGACCGGGGCGTGAAACTCTCCGGCGGCCAGCGCCAGCGGCTCTCGATCGCCCGCGCAGTGCTCAAGAACCCCGACATCCTGATCCTCGACGAGGCCACCTCGGCACTCGACACCGAGAGCGAAAAACTCGTGCAGGACGCCCTCAACAACCTGCTCAAAGGCCGTACGTCGGTGGTCATCGCCCACCGCCTGTCGACCATCCACAACGCCGACCTGATCGTTGTCGTCGACCACGGCCGCATCGCCGAACAGGGCACGCACAACGAGCTGATGGAACGCAACGGCATCTACGCCAAGCTGATCGAAATGCAATCCTTCGACTAA
- a CDS encoding M56 family metallopeptidase, with protein MYDLMIYSLKVGVCLAVFYLFFKLLLSRETFHRFNRIVVLGAMFLSFVLPLCVITVYREIPVLPEIPDGEAVATAFAEPLSEPFPWEMLAGAAFLLGAAATLLWTLCSLIGVLRLIRGGRRERLEDGAVLVRTERPVTPFSWGRYIVMSERDLAENGGAILLHERAHLRLRHSLDLIVTDVAGCLQWFNPAMWLLRRELRAIHEYEADEAVLDSGVDARSYQMLLIKKAAGGRWYSIANSFNHSKLKNRITMMLRKKSSRWAGAKALLLLPLMGVALGAFAETAYVFPEDKGKKETSTIYIRGSKSFSDGQQPLILVDGREVKSMDSLAADRIESITVLKDSVSMAVYGEKAADGVILVTLKKTGEPGDGAQVPGLKGKVVTVTRADSAGTNESTTVRGIGHGTRPKDGTVVVNTAGIAKSYRFKVENGSSVESNPVFIVDGVQVSEIESLDPDQIESMLVIKGTNLPGEFADKGYEGVITITTKQAAAAQRAAAKSAREGIEAGRAGIEAAREGMKYARKYMDSDAWKQAQKALDKAQKELEAARKETSAQLSEAQKAVGTSLKLSADAGHADKVTIQGTPESSVSVYKGQVTLKGGFPDGMLIRINGREASKEDVERLESGKIKRMEVYKGDEAVKRYGEKGRNGVVEIRARR; from the coding sequence ATGTACGACCTGATGATTTACAGCCTGAAAGTCGGCGTCTGCCTGGCTGTCTTCTACCTCTTTTTCAAATTGCTGTTGAGCCGTGAGACCTTCCACCGCTTCAACCGGATCGTGGTTCTGGGGGCGATGTTCCTCTCGTTCGTGCTGCCGCTGTGCGTGATCACGGTTTACCGCGAAATCCCCGTCCTGCCGGAAATTCCGGACGGGGAGGCTGTTGCGACGGCCTTCGCCGAACCGCTTTCCGAACCTTTTCCGTGGGAGATGCTCGCCGGGGCGGCATTCCTGCTCGGGGCGGCCGCCACGCTGCTGTGGACGCTTTGTTCGCTCATCGGAGTCCTGCGTCTGATCCGCGGCGGACGTCGCGAACGGCTGGAGGACGGGGCTGTGCTGGTGCGCACGGAACGGCCCGTGACGCCTTTCAGCTGGGGACGCTATATCGTGATGTCCGAGAGGGACCTGGCGGAAAACGGCGGGGCGATTCTGCTTCACGAACGGGCGCACCTGCGGCTGCGTCATTCGCTCGATTTGATCGTGACCGACGTTGCGGGCTGCCTGCAATGGTTCAACCCCGCGATGTGGCTGCTGCGCCGCGAACTGCGGGCCATCCACGAATACGAAGCCGACGAGGCGGTGCTCGACAGCGGCGTCGACGCCCGGAGTTACCAGATGTTGTTAATAAAGAAAGCTGCCGGCGGGAGGTGGTACTCGATTGCCAACAGCTTTAATCACAGTAAACTTAAAAACCGTATTACCATGATGTTGCGTAAAAAATCGTCGCGGTGGGCCGGAGCCAAAGCGCTCCTGTTGCTGCCGCTTATGGGCGTGGCCCTCGGGGCTTTCGCCGAAACCGCTTATGTCTTTCCGGAAGACAAAGGTAAAAAAGAAACCAGTACGATTTACATTCGGGGGTCGAAATCTTTTTCCGATGGGCAACAACCGCTGATTCTGGTCGATGGCAGGGAGGTGAAGTCGATGGACAGCCTCGCTGCCGACCGGATCGAGTCGATCACCGTGCTCAAGGATTCCGTTTCGATGGCTGTGTACGGCGAAAAGGCTGCCGACGGCGTGATTCTTGTAACGCTCAAAAAGACTGGAGAACCGGGCGATGGGGCGCAGGTCCCGGGACTGAAAGGCAAAGTCGTGACGGTCACCCGGGCGGACAGCGCCGGGACGAACGAGTCGACAACCGTGCGGGGGATCGGTCACGGTACGAGGCCGAAAGACGGAACGGTTGTGGTGAATACGGCCGGAATCGCGAAATCGTATCGGTTCAAGGTCGAGAACGGCTCGTCGGTTGAGTCGAATCCTGTATTTATCGTCGACGGCGTACAAGTGTCTGAAATCGAATCGCTCGACCCGGATCAGATTGAAAGCATGTTGGTGATCAAAGGCACGAATCTCCCCGGGGAGTTTGCCGACAAGGGGTATGAGGGCGTGATAACGATTACGACCAAACAGGCGGCTGCCGCGCAAAGGGCTGCCGCGAAGTCGGCCCGGGAGGGTATCGAAGCCGGTAGAGCCGGGATCGAAGCGGCCCGCGAAGGGATGAAATACGCCCGCAAGTATATGGATTCGGACGCCTGGAAACAGGCGCAGAAAGCGCTCGACAAGGCCCAAAAGGAGCTTGAAGCAGCCCGCAAGGAGACTTCGGCACAGCTTTCCGAAGCGCAGAAAGCGGTGGGAACGTCGCTTAAACTTTCGGCGGACGCCGGGCATGCCGATAAGGTGACCATTCAGGGCACTCCGGAAAGTTCGGTGTCGGTTTATAAGGGACAGGTTACGCTGAAAGGCGGATTTCCCGACGGCATGCTGATCCGTATCAACGGCAGGGAGGCCTCGAAAGAGGATGTTGAACGGCTGGAATCCGGGAAGATCAAGCGCATGGAGGTCTACAAGGGCGACGAGGCCGTGAAGCGTTACGGCGAGAAGGGGCGCAACGGCGTGGTCGAGATCCGCGCCCGCAGGTAA
- a CDS encoding TraR/DksA family transcriptional regulator, with amino-acid sequence MADERTRYSDAELEEFRQLILKKLENARADYELLRATITHTADNDTEDTSPTFKVLEEGAATLSKEESGRLAAHQMKFIRNLEMALVRIENKTYGICKTTGKLIPKERLMKVPHATECIEAKEGRR; translated from the coding sequence ATGGCAGACGAAAGAACCAGATACAGCGACGCCGAACTCGAAGAGTTCCGGCAGCTTATCCTGAAAAAGCTTGAGAACGCGCGTGCGGACTACGAGCTGCTGCGCGCCACGATCACCCATACCGCCGACAACGATACGGAAGACACATCGCCGACGTTCAAGGTGCTGGAGGAGGGCGCCGCAACTCTTTCCAAAGAGGAAAGCGGTCGTTTGGCTGCCCATCAGATGAAATTTATCCGCAACCTCGAAATGGCGCTCGTACGCATCGAGAACAAGACGTACGGCATCTGCAAAACGACCGGAAAGCTCATTCCCAAGGAGCGGCTGATGAAAGTGCCCCACGCCACGGAATGCATCGAGGCCAAAGAGGGCCGCAGATAA
- a CDS encoding sugar O-acetyltransferase — MTEREKMLAGGWFDPRDAELTAIRDNATRLMHRLNVELCGHDDAYRAALRELCPGCEGFIREPFRCDYGLNISIGEGSFVNFDCVFLDLAPIRIGRHTLIGPKVQLLTALHPFDAAQRRTGLEAGRPITVGDDCWLGGGVIVCPGVAIGDRSVIGAGAVVTRDIPADSVAVGNPARVIRTLTRQDETE, encoded by the coding sequence ATGACCGAGCGGGAAAAGATGCTCGCCGGCGGGTGGTTCGACCCCCGGGATGCGGAACTCACCGCCATCCGGGACAACGCCACGCGCCTGATGCACCGCCTCAACGTCGAACTCTGCGGCCACGACGACGCCTACCGCGCCGCACTGCGCGAGCTGTGCCCCGGCTGCGAAGGATTCATCCGCGAACCGTTCCGCTGCGATTACGGACTCAACATCTCAATCGGCGAAGGGTCGTTCGTCAATTTCGACTGCGTGTTCCTCGACCTGGCGCCGATCCGCATCGGCCGCCACACGCTCATAGGGCCCAAAGTGCAGCTGCTCACCGCCCTGCATCCGTTCGACGCGGCACAGCGCCGCACTGGACTCGAAGCGGGCCGTCCGATCACCGTCGGCGACGACTGCTGGTTGGGCGGAGGGGTGATCGTCTGCCCGGGCGTCGCCATCGGCGACCGTTCGGTCATCGGCGCCGGAGCCGTCGTGACGCGCGACATCCCGGCCGACTCGGTGGCCGTGGGAAACCCGGCGCGCGTGATCCGCACGCTGACGCGGCAGGACGAAACCGAATAG